The Vibrio gallaecicus genome contains a region encoding:
- a CDS encoding endonuclease has product MINRIITLSGMAVFLSASAQAQIQNGNFESWEGNTPAGWSVIDSGVAVSPTSEQTKNGQLAAKVTVNTGSQSNTDFLQTVNVEQGKTYNFSVGVYHTEGNVKARLYVDGYQGYSNNGTKNQWQDVSFSYSATANKDIQVGLRFYDVSGFDGSEVVYVDNFQPTESITPPVTPGSCSDTSVTLTLVTDDYASETSWAVKTSANHTLYTGQDYSNNTTNNAEMCLPNGDYTFEITDSYGDGICCTAGNGSYSLATASKTLASGGEFKSNEIVAFSIGGSTTPPVTPPTSGLGEYYKAAEGKTGYELKTALYNIINNHNGQGYGAVWTLLKDADIDTYFENDGSILDMYSEKPSGNDSVQFTKVTDQCGQYQAEGGCYNREHSFPKSWFGGKVEPMNSDGHHLFATDGYVNSKRSNWPFGEVGTATYTSSNGSKAGSAVSSLGYAGTVFEPIDEFKGDFARAYFYMATRYENEIASWEGNSTSSDAVLDGTNTTVFEPWLLAMLKRWHTADPVSQKELDRNQAVQDFQGNRNPFIDHPELVTSIWGN; this is encoded by the coding sequence ATGATAAATAGAATAATAACACTAAGTGGTATGGCGGTATTTCTCTCTGCCAGCGCACAAGCACAAATTCAAAATGGTAACTTTGAATCATGGGAAGGGAACACACCTGCAGGATGGTCGGTAATTGATTCTGGAGTTGCAGTATCACCAACTTCTGAACAAACTAAGAATGGTCAGTTAGCTGCAAAAGTGACAGTGAATACCGGCAGTCAAAGTAATACAGACTTCTTACAAACGGTGAATGTCGAGCAGGGTAAAACTTATAATTTCTCAGTAGGGGTTTACCATACTGAAGGAAATGTAAAAGCGAGATTGTATGTTGACGGTTACCAAGGCTACTCCAACAACGGAACAAAAAATCAATGGCAAGATGTTAGCTTTAGCTACTCTGCTACTGCAAATAAAGATATTCAAGTTGGTCTAAGGTTTTACGATGTATCCGGTTTTGATGGCTCAGAAGTCGTCTATGTAGATAATTTCCAGCCAACGGAAAGCATTACGCCGCCTGTTACCCCTGGAAGCTGTTCTGATACCAGTGTGACACTTACTTTAGTGACTGATGATTATGCGTCTGAAACAAGCTGGGCAGTAAAAACATCGGCAAACCACACTCTATACACTGGTCAAGATTACAGCAATAACACCACTAATAATGCCGAGATGTGTTTACCAAATGGTGATTACACCTTTGAAATTACCGATTCGTATGGCGACGGAATCTGCTGTACTGCGGGCAATGGATCATACAGCTTAGCAACTGCTAGCAAAACTCTTGCTTCAGGCGGTGAATTTAAATCAAATGAAATTGTAGCATTTTCAATTGGTGGTTCGACTACGCCACCTGTTACTCCACCAACGTCAGGCTTAGGTGAGTACTACAAAGCCGCTGAAGGTAAGACAGGGTATGAGCTTAAAACTGCGCTCTACAACATTATTAATAATCATAATGGACAAGGATACGGGGCAGTTTGGACGCTATTAAAAGATGCTGATATTGATACCTATTTTGAAAATGACGGTTCAATTTTAGATATGTACTCTGAAAAACCATCAGGTAATGACAGCGTACAATTTACAAAAGTCACTGATCAGTGTGGTCAATATCAAGCTGAAGGTGGTTGCTATAACCGTGAGCACTCATTCCCTAAAAGTTGGTTTGGCGGTAAAGTTGAGCCAATGAACTCTGACGGGCACCACTTATTTGCAACAGACGGCTATGTGAACTCTAAACGAAGTAACTGGCCATTTGGTGAGGTAGGTACAGCAACCTATACTTCAAGTAATGGATCTAAAGCAGGGAGCGCGGTTTCCTCTTTAGGTTATGCAGGTACTGTATTTGAACCTATTGATGAATTTAAAGGTGATTTCGCACGTGCGTATTTCTATATGGCTACTCGCTATGAAAACGAAATCGCGAGCTGGGAAGGAAACTCAACCAGTTCAGATGCTGTTTTAGATGGGACGAATACTACGGTATTTGAACCTTGGTTACTGGCGATGCTAAAACGCTGGCATACTGCTGACCCAGTTAGTCAGAAAGAACTAGACAGAAACCAAGCGGTTCAAGATTTCCAAGGAAACCGAAACCCATTCATCGATCATCCTGAATTAGTGACTTCAATTTGGGGTAACTAA
- a CDS encoding NAD-dependent succinate-semialdehyde dehydrogenase, translated as MKLLDSNLLKQTCYIAGQWVEAEDGATVPVYNPSTGDIIATVPELGQKSTLLAIAAAEKAQKLWMKRTAKERSVVLKCWYQLIIDNTDDLASILTSEQGKPFLEAKGEIAYAASFIEWFAEEAKRSYGEVIPSHKPNSRLVVSKEPVGVVGAITPWNFPAAMITRKCGPAFAAGCAVVLKPAPETPLTAFALAELAERAGIPSGLFNVITGNAIEIGGALTQSKKVKKISFTGSTAIGKLLMEQSASTVKKLSLELGGNAPFIIFDDADLDAAVDGVMIAKFRNAGQTCVCANRLFVHDAVYDQFAEKLISRVAELRVDDGFVPGSMIGPLINKAAVEKVQSHIDDAIAKGAKLAFGQAQPAGTNFFPPQILTEVNDDMLVARDETFGPLAALFRFKSDDEVISRANDTDSGLAAYAYTRSLQRAWRVSEELEAGMVGINEGLISTEVAPFGGVKESGLGREGARQGLDDYLETKYVMMGGL; from the coding sequence GTGAAATTATTGGATTCAAACTTATTAAAGCAGACTTGTTACATTGCAGGACAATGGGTAGAAGCTGAGGATGGTGCCACCGTTCCTGTATACAACCCATCTACTGGTGACATTATTGCGACTGTTCCAGAGCTTGGTCAGAAGAGCACGTTATTAGCGATTGCAGCGGCAGAGAAAGCGCAGAAATTATGGATGAAAAGAACGGCTAAAGAGCGTTCAGTTGTTTTGAAGTGTTGGTATCAACTGATTATTGATAACACTGATGACCTTGCGTCGATTCTCACTTCAGAGCAAGGCAAGCCATTTTTAGAAGCCAAAGGCGAAATTGCGTATGCAGCCAGCTTTATTGAGTGGTTTGCAGAGGAAGCAAAACGCAGTTATGGCGAAGTTATCCCTAGCCACAAGCCTAACTCTCGCCTTGTTGTAAGTAAGGAACCGGTTGGTGTTGTGGGGGCGATAACGCCGTGGAATTTCCCAGCAGCAATGATTACCCGAAAGTGTGGTCCAGCTTTTGCCGCAGGTTGCGCAGTTGTGTTGAAGCCAGCACCAGAAACCCCACTTACGGCATTTGCATTAGCGGAGCTTGCTGAAAGGGCTGGTATACCATCAGGTTTGTTTAACGTGATCACGGGTAATGCCATCGAGATCGGAGGCGCACTAACTCAAAGTAAGAAGGTGAAGAAGATCTCATTCACCGGGTCTACCGCAATAGGCAAGTTATTGATGGAGCAATCTGCTTCAACAGTAAAAAAACTGTCATTAGAACTCGGCGGCAATGCCCCATTCATCATTTTCGATGATGCTGATCTAGATGCTGCCGTAGATGGCGTCATGATCGCCAAGTTTCGAAATGCTGGTCAAACTTGCGTGTGCGCCAATCGCTTATTTGTCCATGATGCGGTTTATGATCAATTTGCAGAGAAGCTGATTTCACGAGTTGCGGAACTACGAGTTGATGATGGCTTTGTTCCTGGCTCAATGATCGGTCCATTAATCAATAAAGCCGCTGTTGAAAAAGTGCAAAGTCATATTGATGATGCAATAGCTAAAGGTGCGAAGCTCGCTTTTGGTCAAGCTCAGCCTGCTGGCACTAACTTTTTCCCACCACAGATCTTAACTGAGGTTAATGACGACATGCTAGTGGCGCGAGATGAAACTTTTGGTCCGTTAGCGGCTCTGTTTAGGTTCAAATCTGATGATGAGGTTATCTCTCGTGCAAACGATACAGATTCAGGGCTCGCAGCTTATGCGTATACGCGTTCTTTACAGCGTGCATGGCGAGTTAGTGAGGAGCTGGAAGCCGGTATGGTTGGAATCAATGAAGGGCTTATCTCAACTGAAGTGGCTCCTTTCGGTGGAGTAAAAGAATCGGGTCTTGGTCGAGAAGGTGCACGCCAAGGGCTAGATGACTACTTGGAAACAAAATACGTAATGATGGGCGGCTTATAA
- a CDS encoding MarR family winged helix-turn-helix transcriptional regulator, translating to MTLPLPIDLLKYIPWNKYYIPGNVFSRGFIRMSQNKHQLGSKLFISLGIIHQLTDAWLAKALGPHNLTQSQFNVLTHFSRHPDQAQTVSQLSDVMQMNQPGLTKVVNKLFDMGLVDIEKDADDGRKKWIKINQSGLEKVSVAYASFSPMMESCFGGWEEEEMSDTLEKINKLKGWLDSHRD from the coding sequence ATGACTTTGCCTCTTCCCATTGATTTGCTAAAATACATTCCGTGGAATAAATATTATATTCCTGGGAATGTATTTTCAAGAGGTTTTATCCGTATGTCTCAAAATAAGCATCAGCTTGGAAGTAAGTTATTTATTTCTTTAGGAATTATTCATCAGTTAACTGACGCTTGGTTAGCCAAGGCTTTAGGACCACATAACCTTACACAGTCTCAATTTAATGTTTTGACGCATTTTTCACGTCATCCTGATCAAGCACAAACCGTTAGTCAGCTTTCCGATGTGATGCAAATGAATCAGCCTGGCTTAACAAAAGTAGTGAATAAATTGTTTGATATGGGGTTGGTCGATATTGAAAAAGATGCCGATGATGGTCGAAAGAAGTGGATTAAGATCAATCAATCGGGGTTAGAAAAAGTCAGTGTGGCTTATGCGAGTTTCTCGCCAATGATGGAGAGTTGCTTTGGTGGTTGGGAAGAAGAGGAAATGTCAGACACTTTGGAGAAAATCAATAAATTAAAAGGCTGGCTGGACTCTCATCGAGATTAA
- the pcaC gene encoding 4-carboxymuconolactone decarboxylase has translation MSDKFEEGLAIRRQVLGAEYVDASIENATDFTMPMQELVTKYCWGEVWGRDTLPLKTRSMINLAMITALNRPHELKLHVRGALNNGCTTEEIREVLLQTAIYCGVPAAIDAFRTAKEVIDEYEG, from the coding sequence ATGAGCGATAAATTCGAAGAAGGTTTAGCTATTCGTCGTCAGGTATTAGGCGCGGAATATGTGGATGCATCCATTGAGAATGCTACGGATTTTACCATGCCAATGCAGGAGTTGGTGACGAAGTATTGTTGGGGAGAGGTCTGGGGGCGTGACACCTTACCGCTTAAAACTCGAAGTATGATTAATCTTGCAATGATCACAGCTTTGAATCGTCCACATGAACTGAAATTGCATGTTCGTGGCGCACTAAACAATGGCTGTACGACAGAAGAGATTCGAGAAGTCTTACTACAAACTGCCATTTATTGTGGTGTACCAGCCGCTATCGATGCTTTCCGTACCGCAAAAGAAGTCATTGACGAGTACGAAGGTTAG
- a CDS encoding sugar O-acetyltransferase has product MTEKEKMLAGLPYDAWDETLLKDRMNAKAACHRFNLADPVKLDERMTTLKELVSFDGQAHMEPNFFCDYGYNIKIGNNFYANHNLTIVDVCEVSIGENVMFGPHVMISTGTHPLDPIERQKTEYGAKICIGNDVWVGGNASILPGVTIGNNCVIGAGSVVNRDIPDNSVAVGNPCRVIKSV; this is encoded by the coding sequence ATGACAGAAAAAGAAAAAATGCTCGCGGGTCTTCCTTACGATGCTTGGGATGAAACATTACTAAAAGACAGAATGAATGCCAAGGCTGCGTGTCATCGATTCAATTTGGCTGATCCCGTAAAATTAGATGAACGAATGACAACATTAAAAGAGCTAGTATCGTTTGACGGCCAAGCTCATATGGAGCCTAATTTTTTCTGTGACTATGGATACAACATCAAAATAGGCAATAATTTCTATGCCAACCACAATCTGACTATTGTTGATGTGTGTGAAGTATCTATCGGTGAGAATGTAATGTTTGGCCCACATGTAATGATCTCAACAGGCACTCATCCTCTTGATCCAATCGAGCGTCAAAAAACAGAATACGGCGCGAAGATATGCATAGGTAACGATGTGTGGGTTGGCGGGAATGCTTCTATTCTACCGGGTGTTACGATTGGTAATAATTGTGTAATTGGCGCAGGTAGCGTTGTTAACAGAGATATACCTGATAACAGCGTAGCGGTTGGAAACCCATGCCGAGTAATCAAATCGGTATAA
- a CDS encoding MarR family winged helix-turn-helix transcriptional regulator, with translation MEKHEEILVAIRQIIRAIDLHSKKLSKEYGLTGPQLILMRAIQEMHNVTIKELSNHTNVSQATTTTIIDRLEHNGYVQRVRSESDRRKVHANLTEKGKELLSNAPQPLQDSFVNKFQNLDAWEQSLLLSSMQRVSSMMNAEDIDAAPVLQLESIAKPS, from the coding sequence TTGGAAAAACATGAAGAAATTCTGGTCGCTATCCGCCAGATAATTCGAGCTATCGATTTACATTCAAAAAAACTAAGCAAAGAATATGGATTAACAGGTCCTCAGCTTATTTTGATGCGTGCTATCCAAGAAATGCATAATGTGACAATCAAAGAATTGTCGAACCATACGAATGTGAGCCAAGCGACTACGACTACAATTATCGACCGCTTAGAACATAATGGCTATGTACAGCGCGTTCGTAGTGAATCAGATCGCCGTAAAGTACATGCGAATCTAACGGAAAAAGGTAAAGAGCTACTGAGCAATGCACCACAGCCGTTACAAGACAGCTTTGTAAACAAATTTCAGAATCTCGATGCATGGGAACAAAGCTTGCTCCTTTCTTCAATGCAGCGTGTATCTTCAATGATGAACGCCGAAGATATTGATGCGGCTCCTGTACTTCAGTTAGAAAGTATTGCAAAGCCTAGCTAA
- a CDS encoding AraC family transcriptional regulator: protein MDIKISQHKNTLSFDRISRVLSFIHSNLNAQLTLEDIAKKSCWSRWQLQRVFQAETGMTVANYVRELRLSQAAEALLDTSERIIDIALNLGFNSEISFSRSFKNMFGASPSQYRKAGQRVGLKKPIGMTKSFEPIASSALRFVEVRIDTKEAFVVKGLKTEISGLFSLSPDFAQKVPQLWSLLESELRSEDKASLSAVGVIDMTQANFDGTNIRYLAGVEQQTLIPLALGMALDGSISKQLEIMTVPAQTYAVVKHKGIISDLPHTLSWFLLNWLPNSGYRGVDGYELEIYPKDFDIVGTNSEMEYWVPIIKV, encoded by the coding sequence GTGGATATCAAAATTAGCCAACATAAAAATACTCTATCGTTTGACCGAATCAGTCGAGTGCTTAGTTTCATCCATTCAAACTTAAATGCTCAGTTGACGTTAGAAGACATAGCGAAAAAAAGCTGTTGGTCTCGCTGGCAGCTTCAAAGAGTGTTTCAAGCTGAAACAGGAATGACAGTTGCGAACTATGTTCGAGAACTGAGGTTAAGCCAAGCAGCGGAAGCCTTGCTAGACACGTCTGAACGAATTATTGATATTGCTTTAAATTTGGGCTTTAACTCTGAAATCAGCTTTAGCCGCTCTTTTAAAAACATGTTTGGTGCTAGTCCGAGCCAGTACCGAAAAGCAGGGCAACGAGTCGGATTAAAGAAACCAATTGGTATGACGAAGAGCTTTGAACCTATCGCTTCTAGTGCGTTACGTTTTGTTGAAGTTCGAATTGATACCAAGGAAGCGTTCGTCGTTAAAGGGCTTAAAACGGAAATTAGTGGGCTGTTCTCTTTGTCTCCTGATTTTGCACAAAAAGTGCCTCAATTATGGTCTTTACTTGAATCTGAATTACGTAGTGAAGATAAAGCCAGCTTAAGTGCAGTTGGAGTTATCGATATGACTCAAGCTAATTTTGATGGTACAAACATAAGGTATTTGGCTGGAGTTGAACAACAAACGTTGATTCCACTGGCACTTGGTATGGCGCTCGATGGCTCAATTTCGAAACAATTAGAAATCATGACTGTGCCTGCACAAACTTACGCGGTTGTTAAACATAAAGGAATAATCAGCGATTTACCTCATACTCTGAGCTGGTTTCTTTTGAATTGGTTACCAAATTCCGGTTACCGAGGCGTGGACGGGTATGAGCTAGAAATATACCCGAAAGATTTTGATATCGTAGGTACTAACTCAGAGATGGAATACTGGGTGCCAATCATAAAAGTGTGA
- a CDS encoding TonB-dependent siderophore receptor, which produces MKINTRFKYSSLALALLSALSTQVQAEEAYSSAEKNIDTVTILGKAYRNTATKSALEPEETPQGITVIDSEQLEQRGVKSLNQALRYAPGVVTEQKGASVTMYDTFSIRGFSNNQSYYDGLILPFLTGWNLQPQIDPIALQQVEIFKGPTSVLYGAMPPGGMVNMIAKSPQAEGSTRVGLAAGTNNLTEVSIDTSGQIGSSDFSYRLVALARKKDSQVDHAEEERYVIAPSLDWQVSDKTLINFNLYYQNDPSMGTNSAMPLEAIKFHEPSVSMGDKNWSTFDREVIMLGYKVNHEINNNWTFLQNARYADASLTQKNTYHRATNFDSTTGQLIRNVYSTEEDSQSFTIDNQITGAVMLSGLEHNLLFGVDYMKLSGDSLYNEYTANAAFYGFDAYNPNNDLLDPSQLQENYKETHDITTQQLGFYFQDQVRYDSLILLAGGRYDLFEASDDKSSVLPAYDGKDEADHDQFSYRVGALYELDNGFSPFVSYATSFEPAAGSDINGNALKPQLGEQVEVGVKYLSQDMSQELTASYFHITKTDAIAADPSDPSYRAKIQLGEVRSQGMELEGRWSVTESWDMNASYTYLDMEITEDSNQSLVGTTPIYVPEHAANLWSNYFVYGGVLDGARVSAGARYIGEMQMDAANTQGKVPSYTVVDASIGYDLGSASDSLSGATANLVVTNLFNEEYYTCYDQSNCWFGAEQSVELNVNYEF; this is translated from the coding sequence ATGAAGATCAACACTCGTTTTAAGTATTCATCGCTTGCATTAGCACTGCTCAGTGCTCTTTCTACTCAAGTTCAGGCTGAAGAAGCATATTCATCGGCTGAAAAGAACATTGATACAGTGACAATTTTAGGGAAAGCATATCGAAATACCGCGACTAAATCGGCTTTAGAGCCAGAAGAAACACCGCAGGGTATTACGGTCATTGACAGTGAACAACTTGAACAACGTGGTGTGAAGTCTTTAAACCAAGCGCTTCGTTATGCTCCGGGTGTTGTGACAGAGCAAAAAGGAGCATCGGTGACGATGTACGATACATTTTCAATTCGAGGCTTTAGCAATAACCAAAGTTATTATGATGGCTTAATTTTACCGTTCCTGACGGGTTGGAACTTACAGCCACAAATTGACCCTATTGCCTTGCAACAAGTGGAGATCTTCAAAGGTCCTACATCTGTACTTTATGGAGCGATGCCCCCTGGCGGTATGGTCAATATGATCGCTAAATCCCCGCAGGCAGAAGGCTCGACAAGAGTTGGCTTAGCGGCAGGTACTAACAATTTAACGGAAGTTTCGATAGACACTTCCGGGCAAATAGGAAGCAGTGACTTCTCATATCGTTTAGTCGCTTTGGCTCGTAAGAAAGATAGCCAAGTGGACCACGCTGAAGAAGAACGCTATGTGATTGCTCCTTCTTTAGATTGGCAAGTATCTGACAAGACACTGATTAACTTTAATCTTTACTATCAGAATGACCCATCAATGGGGACGAATTCTGCAATGCCATTAGAAGCGATTAAGTTCCATGAACCATCAGTTTCAATGGGAGATAAGAATTGGAGTACATTTGATCGTGAAGTCATAATGCTTGGCTATAAGGTCAATCATGAGATAAACAACAACTGGACCTTCCTGCAGAATGCTCGATATGCCGATGCTTCGTTAACTCAAAAGAATACCTACCATAGAGCAACGAATTTTGACTCGACTACTGGTCAATTAATTCGAAACGTTTATAGCACAGAAGAAGATTCTCAAAGTTTTACTATTGATAATCAAATCACTGGTGCGGTTATGTTGAGTGGACTTGAACATAACTTATTGTTTGGTGTGGATTACATGAAGCTGTCGGGTGACTCTCTGTATAACGAATACACAGCTAATGCCGCATTCTATGGGTTTGATGCGTACAACCCTAACAATGACTTGTTAGACCCGAGCCAGCTCCAAGAAAATTACAAAGAAACTCACGATATCACAACTCAGCAGTTGGGCTTCTATTTCCAAGATCAAGTGAGATACGATTCGCTAATCTTACTTGCTGGTGGTCGCTATGATCTATTTGAAGCTAGTGATGATAAGAGCAGTGTACTCCCAGCTTATGATGGCAAAGATGAAGCGGATCATGACCAGTTTTCATATCGAGTTGGCGCATTATACGAATTGGATAATGGTTTCTCCCCATTTGTTAGCTATGCCACTAGCTTTGAGCCAGCAGCAGGGTCAGACATTAACGGCAACGCTTTAAAACCGCAATTGGGTGAGCAAGTAGAAGTAGGGGTGAAGTACTTATCGCAAGATATGTCACAAGAGTTAACGGCTTCGTACTTCCATATTACAAAAACAGATGCTATTGCCGCTGACCCATCTGATCCTTCATACCGAGCAAAAATTCAATTAGGTGAAGTAAGGTCTCAAGGAATGGAGCTTGAAGGTCGTTGGTCGGTGACTGAATCATGGGACATGAATGCAAGTTATACCTATCTTGATATGGAAATCACGGAAGACTCTAATCAGAGCTTAGTGGGCACGACTCCAATTTATGTACCTGAGCATGCTGCAAATCTTTGGAGTAACTACTTTGTTTATGGTGGTGTTTTAGATGGAGCAAGAGTTAGCGCGGGCGCACGTTATATTGGTGAAATGCAAATGGATGCTGCGAATACACAAGGTAAGGTACCATCTTACACAGTTGTTGATGCATCGATTGGTTATGATTTAGGTTCAGCAAGTGATTCTTTATCTGGCGCTACAGCGAACCTGGTTGTTACAAACTTATTCAATGAAGAATACTATACCTGCTATGACCAATCTAACTGTTGGTTTGGCGCTGAGCAATCAGTTGAACTTAATGTAAATTATGAATTTTAG
- a CDS encoding NUDIX hydrolase codes for MLHKTINFCSQCGSDKVLMQVPSGDTHQRPVCQECSHVVYQNPTVIAGCIIEHEGKFLLGKRAIEPMKGKWSIPAGFMENDETVEQAAVREVLEETGATVDVLGPYSIFSVPQMNQVYIIFRARFVSFQHPFGDETEEINFVTKDEIPWNDLTYPAIGQILSRYINEEDYGQFGLYMGCYEQGIIHPFGNANLCLN; via the coding sequence ATGTTGCATAAAACGATTAACTTTTGTTCACAGTGCGGAAGTGACAAGGTCCTGATGCAGGTACCTTCCGGCGATACGCACCAAAGACCTGTGTGTCAGGAATGTTCACATGTTGTGTATCAAAACCCCACTGTAATAGCGGGCTGCATTATAGAGCACGAAGGTAAGTTTTTACTTGGTAAGCGGGCCATTGAACCGATGAAAGGGAAGTGGAGTATTCCTGCTGGGTTTATGGAAAATGATGAAACTGTTGAGCAAGCTGCAGTTCGAGAAGTACTAGAAGAAACAGGCGCAACAGTGGACGTACTCGGTCCTTATTCAATTTTTAGCGTACCTCAAATGAACCAGGTTTATATTATCTTCCGTGCAAGGTTTGTTAGCTTTCAACATCCATTTGGTGATGAAACTGAAGAGATCAATTTTGTGACTAAAGATGAAATACCTTGGAATGATCTAACTTACCCAGCAATAGGGCAAATATTGAGTCGTTACATTAATGAAGAAGACTACGGTCAATTTGGTTTGTATATGGGATGTTATGAACAAGGAATCATTCACCCATTTGGTAACGCTAACCTTTGCTTAAATTAA
- a CDS encoding Acg family FMN-binding oxidoreductase, which produces MNRRNFIKVVGTGSVILAATPLMMTQFTNGSPSPLRPSHQQDDLRKTLISYAMLCPNPHNKQPWKVAFIGKDTIRLFVDQERLLPQTDPIHRQIHIGQGTFIESLVIAASQIGILATIDYFPEGEYDNQSIASLPVADIKLEKSDQIEPDPLFAQLLIRQSTKTPYRDERLNANQISALRAVIENSDVSLRFIDTPTDNEAMANYLVNAMEIEEQNKERSLETIAMFRFNDQEISTYRDGFGLEQNGVTGIKKLIAQNFFISRDKAESDPASFGKEGVKSVKNAVASTQHYAWLSTSDNSRKTQVELGRLYSRFNLTATALGIAQHPMSQILQEYQDMLPIQSEFKQHFGIKPSDTVQMLFRLGKADRTPSTARREVSSILTEPLKTA; this is translated from the coding sequence ATGAACAGAAGAAACTTTATTAAAGTCGTTGGTACAGGTTCAGTCATTCTGGCGGCAACGCCATTAATGATGACTCAATTCACTAATGGATCACCAAGCCCTTTAAGACCATCTCATCAGCAAGATGATTTAAGAAAAACGCTGATCAGTTACGCCATGCTTTGCCCAAACCCTCATAACAAACAGCCTTGGAAAGTCGCATTCATAGGCAAAGACACGATCAGATTGTTTGTCGATCAAGAACGATTACTACCACAAACCGACCCTATTCATAGGCAAATTCATATCGGGCAAGGGACCTTTATTGAAAGCCTTGTGATTGCAGCCAGCCAAATCGGGATACTAGCCACCATTGATTACTTCCCTGAAGGCGAATATGACAACCAAAGTATTGCGTCACTGCCTGTAGCCGACATAAAACTTGAAAAGAGTGATCAAATAGAGCCAGACCCTTTGTTTGCTCAATTACTGATTCGTCAATCAACAAAAACGCCTTATCGCGATGAAAGACTTAACGCTAACCAGATTAGCGCATTGCGAGCCGTTATAGAGAACAGCGATGTTTCATTACGCTTTATCGACACACCGACTGATAACGAAGCTATGGCAAACTATTTGGTTAACGCGATGGAGATAGAAGAGCAAAATAAAGAAAGAAGCTTAGAAACCATCGCAATGTTTCGCTTCAATGATCAGGAAATATCAACGTATCGGGATGGGTTTGGCTTAGAGCAGAATGGCGTAACTGGCATTAAGAAGTTAATCGCCCAAAACTTTTTTATTAGCCGAGACAAAGCAGAGTCGGATCCCGCCTCGTTTGGTAAAGAAGGCGTTAAGTCAGTTAAAAATGCCGTTGCGAGTACTCAACATTATGCTTGGCTATCGACATCTGATAACAGCCGAAAGACCCAAGTTGAACTAGGCCGTCTTTACAGCCGATTTAACCTTACCGCGACGGCTTTGGGCATTGCTCAACACCCTATGAGTCAGATTTTGCAGGAGTATCAAGATATGTTGCCTATCCAATCTGAGTTCAAACAGCATTTTGGTATCAAGCCGTCAGACACAGTTCAAATGCTATTCCGCTTAGGTAAAGCAGATCGCACGCCTTCAACGGCAAGAAGAGAAGTCTCTTCTATCTTAACCGAACCACTTAAAACGGCTTAA